One Thermodesulfobacteriota bacterium DNA segment encodes these proteins:
- the groL gene encoding chaperonin GroEL (60 kDa chaperone family; promotes refolding of misfolded polypeptides especially under stressful conditions; forms two stacked rings of heptamers to form a barrel-shaped 14mer; ends can be capped by GroES; misfolded proteins enter the barrel where they are refolded when GroES binds), with amino-acid sequence LANAVKATLGPRGRNVLIEKTFGAPVVTKDGVTVAKEIELEDKFENMGAQMVKEVASKTSDVAGDGTTTATVLAQAIFREGIKLVAAGHDPMKLKKGIEKSVEVVVGEIRKLSKQVKGRKEIAQVATVSANGDETIGNIIADAMEKVGKDGVITVEEGRSLETTLEVVEGMQFDRGYLSPYFVTNPEKMQVELDEPYILLYDKKISGMKDLIPLLEEVARSGKPILVVAEDIEGEALATLVVNKIRGTLKCAAVKAPGFGDRRKAMLEDIAVLTGGRVIAEEAGMKLENASIKDMGRAKRVIIDKDNTTIVSGAGKKPEIEGRIRQIKTQIEESTGEYDREKLQERLAKLAGGVAVIRVGAATEAEMKEKKARVEDALNATRAAVEEGIVPGGGVAFIRAIKGLDNLTEVDDEERAGVNIVKKVLEEPLREIASNAGWDGSIVVEKVKEGKGSHGFDAARLEYCDLVEAGIVDPTKVARSALQNAASVAGLLLTTEALVAEKPKKKDDLGPGAMPPGGMGDF; translated from the coding sequence CTGGCCAATGCGGTGAAGGCGACGCTGGGGCCGAGGGGTAGGAACGTACTTATAGAGAAGACCTTCGGCGCACCGGTGGTTACCAAGGACGGGGTCACCGTGGCCAAGGAGATAGAGCTTGAGGACAAGTTCGAGAACATGGGGGCGCAGATGGTAAAGGAGGTAGCGTCAAAGACCAGCGACGTGGCCGGGGACGGCACTACCACGGCGACGGTACTGGCGCAGGCCATATTCAGAGAGGGGATAAAGCTGGTGGCGGCAGGGCATGACCCGATGAAGCTGAAGAAGGGAATAGAAAAGTCAGTAGAGGTTGTAGTCGGAGAGATAAGAAAGCTCAGCAAGCAGGTGAAGGGAAGGAAGGAGATAGCCCAGGTGGCCACGGTATCGGCCAACGGGGACGAGACCATAGGAAACATAATAGCGGATGCGATGGAGAAGGTAGGGAAGGACGGGGTGATAACGGTGGAAGAGGGAAGGAGTTTGGAGACCACTCTAGAGGTGGTAGAGGGGATGCAGTTTGACCGTGGATATCTCAGTCCCTATTTTGTGACCAATCCGGAGAAGATGCAGGTGGAGTTGGACGAGCCTTACATACTGCTCTATGACAAGAAGATATCGGGGATGAAGGACTTGATACCGCTACTGGAGGAAGTAGCGAGGAGCGGTAAGCCGATATTGGTGGTGGCCGAGGACATAGAGGGGGAGGCGTTGGCGACGCTGGTGGTGAACAAGATAAGGGGGACGCTCAAGTGTGCGGCGGTGAAGGCGCCGGGATTTGGGGATCGGAGGAAGGCGATGTTAGAGGACATAGCGGTGCTGACCGGGGGGAGAGTGATAGCGGAGGAAGCGGGGATGAAGCTGGAAAATGCCAGCATAAAGGATATGGGTAGAGCGAAGAGGGTGATAATAGACAAGGACAACACGACCATAGTGAGCGGAGCGGGGAAGAAGCCGGAGATAGAGGGAAGGATAAGACAGATAAAGACGCAGATCGAGGAGAGCACTGGCGAATACGACCGGGAGAAGCTTCAGGAGAGGTTGGCGAAGCTGGCCGGGGGGGTGGCGGTAATCCGGGTAGGAGCGGCGACGGAGGCGGAGATGAAGGAGAAGAAGGCCCGGGTAGAGGATGCCCTGAATGCGACCAGGGCAGCAGTGGAAGAGGGGATAGTGCCTGGGGGAGGAGTAGCGTTCATCCGGGCGATAAAGGGGTTAGACAACCTGACGGAGGTAGACGATGAGGAGAGAGCGGGGGTGAACATAGTAAAGAAGGTGCTGGAGGAGCCGCTCCGGGAGATAGCGAGCAATGCTGGATGGGACGGGTCGATAGTGGTAGAGAAGGTGAAGGAGGGGAAGGGTTCGCATGGATTTGATGCGGCCAGGCTGGAGTATTGTGATTTAGTGGAAGCGGGGATAGTGGACCCGACCAAGGTAGCCCGGAGTGCGCTACAGAATGCGGCGAGCGTAGCCGGGTTGTTATTGACCACGGAGGCCCTGGTTGCCGAAAAACCCAAGAAGAAAGATGACCTCGGCCCTGGTGCCATGCCGCCAGGCGGTATGGGAGACTTTTAA